In Chitinophaga sp. HK235, a single window of DNA contains:
- a CDS encoding DUF3810 domain-containing protein, with protein METSAKIKKKIVRIVLTLAVILLLKGLFAWSHHFSDCYFHRWYMWSSRAFRQLTGIVPFSVGDVIYIAWIGTAIFFLLKLCYKLIRMQWSVSGLLLLRGIHFILKLYLAFLVLWGFNYERNTLLRDTGIITGAYNTQQLYQLSDTLLKLTNAEKLKLGDTLGMTMPDTTVPVFKKAVMAYSTAAGQWPAFRYQSPSVKPAMFGEWLNYPGVTGYLNPFSGEAQVNTTTPSVLLPIVTCHEIAHQLGYAPEEDANFVGYLAANSSADSHFRYSANFDMFLYSVKQLAVRDTAMAKEVWHRAVPGVKADYKNIVKFYEQYTGKVEDYSTILYDKYLKANKQDKGIRSYSEVTGWLIAWFKIR; from the coding sequence ATGGAAACGAGTGCCAAAATTAAAAAGAAGATCGTTCGTATTGTATTAACACTTGCGGTTATACTGTTGTTAAAGGGATTGTTCGCCTGGAGCCATCACTTCAGTGATTGCTACTTCCATAGGTGGTATATGTGGAGTAGTAGGGCATTTCGTCAGTTAACAGGTATAGTACCATTTAGTGTTGGGGACGTAATATATATAGCCTGGATCGGAACAGCCATATTTTTTCTGTTAAAACTATGTTATAAACTCATCCGGATGCAATGGAGTGTTTCCGGTCTGCTGTTGCTGCGTGGCATTCATTTTATATTGAAGCTTTACCTGGCCTTTCTTGTCTTGTGGGGCTTCAACTACGAACGTAACACCCTTCTGCGCGATACCGGCATCATTACCGGTGCTTATAACACCCAACAGCTGTACCAGCTGTCGGATACCCTGCTGAAGCTGACCAACGCGGAAAAACTGAAACTGGGAGACACATTGGGTATGACAATGCCCGATACCACTGTGCCTGTCTTTAAAAAAGCGGTGATGGCGTATAGTACCGCCGCCGGTCAATGGCCTGCCTTCCGTTATCAGTCACCCAGCGTAAAACCCGCCATGTTCGGCGAATGGCTTAACTATCCCGGGGTGACCGGTTACCTCAACCCCTTCTCCGGAGAAGCCCAGGTAAACACCACCACACCATCTGTACTGCTGCCTATCGTCACCTGCCATGAGATAGCCCACCAGCTGGGATATGCTCCCGAAGAAGATGCTAATTTCGTAGGATACCTGGCTGCCAACAGTTCAGCGGATAGCCATTTCCGTTATTCGGCCAACTTCGATATGTTCCTCTATAGTGTTAAACAGCTGGCCGTCAGAGATACTGCCATGGCAAAAGAAGTATGGCACCGGGCCGTGCCCGGCGTAAAAGCCGACTATAAAAACATTGTTAAGTTCTATGAGCAGTATACCGGTAAAGTGGAAGATTACTCTACCATCCTATACGACAAATATCTGAAGGCTAATAAACAGGACAAAGGAATACGCAGCTACAGCGAAGTGACAGGCTGGCTCATTGCCTGGTTTAAAATCCGGTAA
- a CDS encoding DUF4272 domain-containing protein, which produces MENCTLYTHEVDMGKVLTRMRAHFDASSLKVTGQDEHWESITVVSKKRRLRKGNTLTITYRQRTVPGYTLEHSDEPIIVNLRGMYAFVQQISADNQELKERLLAKIPTINTEVVIMAEPSFNGDLRSAVMELAYELDAFFFSEGNVIFNTDVQGFWDKTGALLLDVNGHSTATHLTVNIDAKYFDSQTLPSPEALERKARSLQQLQSMGIRSSAMLPAITDESNVVLRTPAEVAARVAVLSAVNAVAFGYLEGKEIIGYLQQHQLWEHTTPAEKSFLDNPTEDLKRKETWKCEDIWVLMWALNKVPELGYMNDLCNLDMVPQEVYPFKGLETDPASFFALVKELRPATEILDANDLYYRAHWSCVDAILKNEEAPTHRGIVYERHYALNWLINYRNQPWDEVTCDT; this is translated from the coding sequence ATGGAAAATTGTACCCTCTACACGCACGAGGTAGATATGGGAAAGGTGTTGACGCGCATGCGTGCGCACTTTGATGCATCTTCCCTGAAAGTAACAGGACAGGACGAGCACTGGGAGTCTATTACAGTAGTTTCGAAAAAAAGACGTTTAAGAAAGGGTAACACCCTTACTATCACTTACAGACAGCGGACTGTACCAGGATATACCCTGGAACACAGTGATGAACCCATCATCGTTAACCTGCGCGGTATGTATGCTTTTGTACAGCAGATATCCGCCGACAATCAGGAACTGAAAGAGCGGCTGCTGGCAAAAATCCCGACCATCAACACAGAGGTGGTGATCATGGCGGAGCCTTCTTTCAACGGCGACCTCCGTTCGGCAGTGATGGAACTAGCCTACGAGCTGGACGCTTTCTTCTTCTCCGAAGGCAATGTGATCTTTAATACGGATGTACAAGGCTTCTGGGATAAAACAGGTGCCCTGCTGCTTGATGTAAACGGACACTCTACCGCCACCCATCTTACTGTCAATATCGACGCAAAATATTTTGACAGCCAGACATTACCTTCTCCGGAAGCACTGGAAAGAAAAGCCCGCAGCCTGCAACAGCTGCAGTCTATGGGTATCCGCTCAAGTGCTATGCTGCCGGCCATTACAGACGAAAGTAATGTGGTGCTCCGCACTCCGGCCGAAGTAGCAGCCCGTGTAGCCGTGCTTTCAGCTGTCAATGCAGTCGCTTTCGGATATCTCGAAGGAAAAGAAATCATCGGTTATCTGCAGCAACATCAGTTGTGGGAACATACCACACCGGCAGAAAAATCCTTCCTGGATAATCCTACAGAAGACTTGAAAAGAAAGGAAACCTGGAAATGTGAAGATATCTGGGTACTGATGTGGGCACTCAACAAAGTGCCGGAGCTGGGGTATATGAATGATCTCTGTAATCTGGATATGGTGCCGCAGGAAGTATATCCCTTCAAAGGGCTTGAAACTGATCCGGCCTCCTTTTTCGCTTTAGTAAAGGAACTGCGTCCTGCTACCGAAATACTGGATGCCAACGATCTTTATTATCGTGCCCACTGGTCTTGTGTGGATGCTATCCTGAAAAATGAAGAAGCACCTACTCACCGGGGTATTGTTTACGAAAGACACTACGCGCTCAACTGGTTGATCAACTATCGCAACCAGCCATGGGACGAGGTTACCTGCGATACCTGA
- a CDS encoding YtxH domain-containing protein, with product MSTIKFLAGAIAGLTTGIVIGMLTAPESGDHTRRKIRHTADDWRNKINGMMNRSGEDLSDLKQVFEKEIDGLHNDTRERVLRLINKAQGKYYRFKKEALS from the coding sequence ATGTCTACCATCAAATTTTTAGCAGGAGCAATAGCAGGGTTGACTACAGGGATTGTAATCGGTATGCTGACAGCTCCGGAAAGTGGCGATCATACCCGTAGAAAAATCAGGCATACTGCGGATGACTGGCGTAACAAAATCAATGGTATGATGAATCGTAGCGGTGAAGACCTCTCCGACCTTAAACAGGTATTTGAAAAGGAAATCGACGGTCTGCATAATGATACCCGCGAGCGTGTTTTAAGGCTGATCAATAAAGCACAGGGCAAATATTACCGCTTTAAAAAGGAAGCGCTTTCTTAA
- a CDS encoding TlpA disulfide reductase family protein, with product MKKLWIYCLAGIGMAACNTGNTKKELSDGVWKASLHRADGANIVFNFQVKDTAGKKVLYVLNATDKLLVDDVKVNGDSVFIKMPFFDSEFKARFAEGGSLEGQWIRHLADKDVSIPFTAQPHTAERFKKGATPAQQVTGRWVTKFVDKDKSSEAIGEFKQMGDLVYGTFLTTTGDYRFLDGIMDGDTLRLSTFDGSHAYLFTGLVKKDSIVNGRFFAGIGDHVEDWTAVKNDSAKLPDERTLATMKPGQSKLDFTFPDLSGNKVSINDDRFKNKVVVITLMGSWCPNCMDETGFLSQWYKKNKDRGVEVIGLAYERTPDFDKSKKALTGFLQRFDVQYPVLITGVTPADPEKGEKTLPQLTGIKGFPTTIFIDKKGNVKEVHTGFSGPGTGEHYEQFKADFERLITQLLES from the coding sequence ATGAAGAAACTTTGGATCTATTGTCTCGCAGGTATCGGCATGGCCGCCTGCAATACCGGCAACACTAAAAAAGAACTCAGCGACGGCGTATGGAAAGCAAGCCTGCACCGGGCTGACGGCGCCAACATCGTATTCAATTTCCAGGTAAAGGATACCGCTGGCAAAAAAGTATTGTATGTACTCAACGCCACTGATAAACTGCTGGTAGATGATGTAAAAGTGAACGGTGATTCCGTATTTATCAAAATGCCTTTCTTTGATTCTGAATTCAAAGCCCGCTTTGCAGAAGGTGGCAGCCTCGAAGGACAATGGATCAGGCACCTCGCAGATAAAGACGTGTCTATCCCCTTTACTGCCCAACCTCATACAGCAGAACGTTTCAAAAAAGGCGCAACTCCCGCTCAGCAGGTGACAGGACGCTGGGTGACAAAATTTGTAGACAAGGATAAATCCAGCGAAGCCATCGGCGAATTCAAACAGATGGGCGACCTGGTATACGGAACTTTCCTCACTACCACCGGCGACTACCGCTTCCTCGACGGTATCATGGATGGCGATACACTCCGCCTCTCTACCTTCGATGGCTCTCATGCTTACCTCTTTACAGGCCTGGTGAAAAAAGACAGTATCGTCAACGGCCGCTTCTTCGCTGGCATTGGCGACCACGTGGAAGACTGGACCGCTGTGAAAAACGACTCCGCCAAACTGCCCGATGAACGCACCCTGGCAACGATGAAACCCGGCCAGTCCAAACTGGATTTCACCTTTCCGGACCTCAGCGGCAATAAAGTGAGCATCAACGACGACCGCTTCAAAAACAAAGTGGTAGTGATCACCCTCATGGGCTCCTGGTGCCCCAACTGTATGGACGAAACCGGCTTCCTGAGCCAGTGGTACAAGAAAAACAAAGACCGCGGCGTGGAAGTGATCGGCCTGGCTTACGAGCGTACGCCCGACTTTGACAAGTCCAAAAAAGCCCTCACCGGCTTCCTGCAACGTTTTGATGTACAGTATCCGGTGCTCATCACTGGTGTTACACCAGCTGACCCGGAAAAAGGGGAGAAGACCCTGCCACAGCTGACCGGTATCAAAGGTTTCCCGACCACTATCTTCATCGATAAAAAAGGAAATGTAAAAGAAGTACATACCGGCTTCTCCGGTCCTGGCACCGGCGAACACTATGAACAGTTCAAAGCCGATTTTGAAAGATTAATCACTCAGTTGCTGGAATCCTGA
- a CDS encoding acyl-CoA dehydrogenase — translation MDYQLTEEHLMIQKAARDFANTELLPGVIERDEHQKFPAEQIKKLGELGFLGMMVSPKYGGAGLDTISYVLAMEEISKIDASASVVMSVNNSLVCWGLETYGTEEQKQKYLVPLAKGEIIGAFLLSEPEAGSDATSQRTTAEDKGDHYLVNGTKNWITNGNSASVYLVMVQTHPEKGSKGINALIIEKNSPGVTVGAKENKLGIRGSDTHSIMFQDVKVPKENRIGEDGFGFKFAMKTLAGGRIGIASQALGIASGAYELALKYSKERKAFGKEISQHQAIQFKLADMATRIEASRLLCLKAAWEKDQHLDYTLSGSMAKVFSSETAMWVTTEAVQVHGGYGYVKEYHVERLMRDAKITQIYEGTSEVQRIVISRSILG, via the coding sequence ATGGACTATCAACTTACGGAAGAGCATCTGATGATTCAAAAGGCTGCACGTGATTTCGCCAATACGGAACTATTACCCGGGGTGATAGAGCGCGATGAGCACCAGAAATTCCCTGCCGAACAGATCAAGAAACTGGGTGAACTGGGATTTTTGGGTATGATGGTAAGCCCCAAATATGGGGGTGCCGGCCTCGACACCATCTCCTATGTACTGGCGATGGAAGAGATCTCCAAAATAGATGCCTCTGCCTCCGTAGTGATGAGTGTTAATAATTCACTGGTATGCTGGGGCCTGGAAACCTATGGCACCGAAGAACAAAAACAGAAATACCTGGTGCCCCTGGCCAAAGGCGAGATCATCGGCGCTTTCCTGCTGAGTGAGCCGGAAGCCGGTTCAGATGCCACCTCCCAGCGCACCACCGCCGAAGATAAAGGAGACCACTACCTGGTAAACGGTACCAAAAACTGGATCACCAACGGTAACTCCGCCAGCGTATACCTCGTAATGGTACAAACCCACCCTGAAAAGGGCAGCAAAGGTATCAATGCCCTGATCATCGAAAAAAACAGCCCGGGCGTGACTGTAGGCGCCAAGGAAAATAAACTGGGCATCCGCGGTAGCGATACCCACAGCATCATGTTCCAGGATGTTAAAGTGCCAAAAGAAAACAGAATAGGGGAAGATGGCTTCGGCTTCAAATTCGCCATGAAAACACTGGCCGGCGGCCGTATCGGTATCGCTTCCCAGGCGCTGGGCATCGCCAGCGGTGCTTATGAGCTGGCCCTCAAATATTCCAAAGAAAGAAAAGCTTTCGGCAAGGAAATCTCCCAGCACCAGGCCATCCAGTTCAAACTGGCGGATATGGCTACCCGTATCGAAGCTTCCCGCCTGCTTTGCCTCAAAGCAGCCTGGGAAAAAGATCAGCACCTCGATTACACCCTCAGCGGCTCTATGGCTAAAGTGTTCTCCTCCGAAACAGCTATGTGGGTAACCACTGAAGCTGTGCAGGTACACGGCGGTTATGGCTATGTAAAAGAATACCACGTTGAGCGCCTCATGCGCGACGCCAAGATCACACAGATCTACGAAGGTACCTCAGAAGTGCAGCGTATCGTGATCAGCCGTTCCATCCTGGGGTAA
- a CDS encoding arginase — protein sequence MKNIKIIEVKSEIGAGTRGASLGVDAIKIAALDFMSNFFVHFPTEAIETENKLLFEPIESPYAKRIKGTVNMYERISKSVCETVKANWFPVVLSGDHSTAGATIAGLKMAHPKSKLGVIWIDAHADLHTPYTTPSGNMHGMPLATAIAEDNLDCKVHDLDEPTTGMWNALKNIGKIAPKVLPEDIVFISLRDYEKEEDYLIKQYGMKVITTNEVRRKGPENISRSVFRYLSDCDYIYVSFDVDSLDASISKGTGTPVSNGLREREAEDLIAKFMQHRKICCFEITEVNPTLDRENLMAEIAFNILQRSVNVLMMN from the coding sequence ATGAAGAATATTAAAATAATAGAAGTCAAGTCGGAAATAGGGGCTGGTACCCGTGGCGCCAGCCTGGGCGTGGACGCGATCAAGATAGCTGCACTGGACTTCATGAGCAACTTTTTTGTACACTTCCCCACCGAAGCAATCGAAACGGAAAACAAACTCCTGTTTGAACCTATTGAATCGCCTTATGCCAAGCGGATCAAAGGCACCGTCAATATGTATGAGCGTATCAGTAAAAGTGTATGTGAAACGGTGAAAGCCAACTGGTTTCCGGTAGTGCTTTCAGGTGACCACAGCACTGCCGGCGCCACTATCGCCGGGCTGAAGATGGCGCACCCCAAGTCCAAGCTGGGTGTTATCTGGATTGACGCCCATGCCGACCTCCATACCCCTTACACCACCCCTTCCGGCAATATGCACGGGATGCCGCTGGCCACCGCCATTGCGGAAGACAACCTCGACTGCAAGGTGCATGACCTCGACGAACCGACCACAGGTATGTGGAATGCCCTTAAAAACATCGGAAAAATCGCCCCCAAGGTGTTACCGGAAGATATTGTATTCATTTCCCTGCGGGATTATGAGAAGGAAGAAGACTACCTGATCAAGCAGTACGGCATGAAAGTAATCACCACCAACGAGGTACGCCGTAAAGGGCCTGAAAATATCTCCCGATCGGTGTTCCGCTACCTGAGCGATTGCGATTATATCTATGTGTCTTTTGATGTGGACAGCCTGGACGCTTCCATTTCCAAGGGTACCGGCACACCGGTGAGCAACGGTTTAAGGGAGCGTGAGGCCGAAGACCTGATTGCCAAATTCATGCAGCACCGCAAGATCTGCTGTTTTGAGATCACGGAGGTAAACCCTACGCTGGACCGGGAAAATCTGATGGCGGAGATAGCCTTCAACATCCTGCAGCGCAGTGTGAACGTACTGATGATGAACTGA
- a CDS encoding DUF1080 domain-containing protein, translating into MKKLLTTLLLLSGLHSFAQKEIAPNKWLKLFNGKDLKDWDVKITGYDLNDNFGNTFRVQDGLLTVNYDKYDEFKERYGHIFYKKNFSAYLVVAEYRFTGNQVKGGPGWAFRNSGIMLHGQPAATMTKNQDFPISLEEQLLGGNGKDPRSTANLCTPGTNVVMNGKLITDHCISSTSKTYHGDQWVHVEALVLRDSVIKHIVERDTVLVYNKPQIGGGNVLHADPAVKKDGILLTEGSISLQSESHPVQFRKVELFDLSPYINDPVKLNRILQLLQQRNSIKK; encoded by the coding sequence ATGAAAAAGTTATTGACCACGTTATTGTTACTATCCGGCCTGCACAGCTTTGCGCAAAAGGAAATTGCCCCGAATAAATGGCTGAAACTCTTCAATGGAAAGGATCTCAAAGACTGGGACGTCAAAATAACCGGCTACGACCTCAATGATAATTTCGGTAATACTTTCCGCGTACAGGATGGCCTCTTAACCGTCAACTACGATAAATACGATGAGTTTAAAGAGCGGTATGGGCACATCTTTTATAAAAAGAATTTCTCTGCTTACCTCGTTGTGGCTGAATACCGCTTCACCGGTAACCAGGTGAAAGGCGGGCCAGGCTGGGCTTTCCGCAACAGCGGTATTATGTTGCACGGACAGCCTGCTGCCACCATGACCAAAAACCAGGACTTCCCCATCTCCCTGGAAGAACAGCTGCTGGGTGGCAACGGTAAAGATCCCAGAAGCACGGCCAACCTCTGTACTCCCGGTACCAACGTGGTAATGAACGGTAAGCTGATTACAGACCATTGCATCAGCTCCACCTCCAAAACCTATCATGGCGACCAGTGGGTACATGTGGAAGCGCTGGTACTCCGCGATTCTGTAATCAAACACATCGTGGAAAGAGATACAGTGCTTGTATACAACAAACCACAGATAGGAGGGGGAAATGTATTACATGCAGACCCTGCCGTGAAAAAAGACGGAATACTTCTCACCGAAGGCTCTATCTCCCTGCAGAGCGAGAGCCATCCTGTACAGTTCCGCAAAGTAGAACTGTTTGACCTTTCTCCCTATATCAATGATCCGGTGAAACTTAACAGGATCTTACAGCTGTTGCAGCAACGGAACAGTATTAAAAAATAA
- a CDS encoding SRPBCC family protein, whose amino-acid sequence MIKQSTNGHVPPKAGKLYESSNIINVTPEGRIVSIFTGAWLLGSAISKVDKKPGASLLKLLGAGYLLYRGISGNDLVNGLLGRRKRDKHATSINIRASLKIDNPKEEVYYFWRQLGNLPVFMKHLQSVEELDPLHSHWTVKGPGGIGTLEWDAEIVKEIPGEMLGWRSLPGSSIATAGRVTFQDTLNGGTELDVIITYRPPAGYMGSGLAWLLNPSFENMIDRDIKRFKNYMETGEIIS is encoded by the coding sequence ATGATAAAACAATCAACAAATGGTCATGTACCACCCAAAGCTGGAAAGCTTTACGAAAGTTCAAATATCATCAATGTCACGCCGGAAGGCAGAATTGTATCTATTTTCACGGGGGCATGGCTTTTGGGTAGTGCTATCAGCAAAGTAGATAAAAAGCCGGGGGCAAGCCTCTTAAAGCTGCTGGGTGCCGGTTATTTGCTGTACCGTGGTATTTCCGGCAATGATCTTGTCAATGGATTGCTGGGCAGACGAAAACGGGATAAACATGCCACTTCTATCAATATCCGGGCATCCCTGAAGATTGACAATCCGAAGGAGGAGGTATATTATTTCTGGCGTCAGCTGGGTAATCTGCCGGTATTCATGAAACATTTGCAATCTGTTGAAGAACTGGACCCGCTGCATTCACATTGGACAGTGAAAGGCCCTGGTGGCATCGGCACACTTGAATGGGATGCGGAGATAGTGAAGGAAATACCTGGTGAGATGCTGGGATGGCGTTCATTGCCGGGGTCGTCTATTGCTACGGCGGGGCGTGTAACCTTCCAGGATACACTGAACGGAGGTACAGAACTGGATGTGATTATCACCTACCGTCCACCGGCCGGTTATATGGGCAGCGGTCTTGCCTGGTTATTGAATCCCTCTTTTGAGAATATGATAGACCGGGATATCAAACGTTTTAAGAACTATATGGAAACCGGAGAAATTATCAGTTGA
- a CDS encoding fructosamine kinase family protein, which produces MIDEILQRQLSTALSEQLKVKIHINDAKSVHGGDINQTFRIATNEGYFFLKLNDAKRYPEMFAAEYAGLEALYASHALAVPQPLAYGTCNGQTYLLMEHVVKGVAIQDFWEDFGASLAQLHKKTQPHFGYAAPNYIGTLKQYNTPYTNWPVFYAFNRLLPLTKMAYDQQIIDQNMMYQMERLCKRLPQLFPADAPALLHGDLWSGNFMVGQDGKVCVFDPAVYYGHREMDLAMTRLFGGFDTRFYYAYQAAWPLSPGWQQRIGVCQLYPLLVHTLLFGGNYYNSIKEILQAY; this is translated from the coding sequence ATGATAGATGAAATTTTACAAAGGCAACTCAGCACGGCCCTATCCGAGCAATTAAAGGTGAAAATACATATTAATGACGCAAAAAGTGTACACGGCGGTGATATTAACCAAACATTTCGTATAGCCACCAACGAAGGGTATTTTTTCCTGAAACTGAATGATGCCAAACGTTATCCTGAAATGTTTGCTGCAGAATATGCCGGCCTGGAGGCGCTGTATGCCTCACATGCGCTGGCGGTGCCACAGCCATTGGCTTATGGCACCTGTAATGGTCAGACCTACCTGTTGATGGAACATGTGGTCAAAGGGGTGGCCATACAGGATTTCTGGGAAGATTTTGGTGCCTCGCTGGCACAGCTGCACAAGAAAACACAGCCGCATTTTGGTTATGCGGCACCTAATTATATCGGTACATTAAAACAATACAATACACCTTATACCAACTGGCCGGTGTTTTATGCATTCAACCGGCTGTTGCCGCTGACAAAGATGGCCTATGACCAGCAGATCATTGACCAGAACATGATGTATCAGATGGAGCGTTTATGCAAACGGTTGCCACAGCTGTTTCCGGCAGATGCACCGGCGTTGTTGCATGGGGATTTGTGGTCAGGGAATTTTATGGTGGGGCAGGATGGTAAGGTATGTGTATTTGACCCTGCTGTATACTACGGGCACCGGGAGATGGACCTGGCGATGACGCGTTTGTTCGGGGGCTTTGATACCCGGTTTTACTATGCTTATCAGGCAGCCTGGCCGCTGTCACCGGGATGGCAACAGCGGATAGGGGTTTGCCAGTTATATCCGTTGCTGGTACATACGTTGTTGTTTGGTGGAAACTATTATAACAGCATCAAGGAAATACTGCAGGCCTATTGA
- a CDS encoding YggS family pyridoxal phosphate-dependent enzyme, giving the protein MAINITAYKEVLSALTPYHAKLVAVSKTKPVEDIEAFYAAGQRIFGENYVQELVEKQAVLPADIEWHYIGHLQSNKVKYLAPFVHTIHAIDSLKLLQEINKQAARHQRVINCLLQVHIAAEETKFGLDEQELQQLLAFWESHPADFEHVHIAGMMGMATNTSNESQVRQEFHQLHQLFGSVKTTFFNNKDYFRELSIGMSADYPIALEEGSTMVRIGSLLFGERNYNK; this is encoded by the coding sequence ATGGCTATCAACATCACCGCCTATAAAGAGGTACTGTCTGCCCTGACACCTTATCATGCCAAACTGGTGGCGGTTTCCAAAACCAAACCGGTAGAAGATATAGAGGCATTTTATGCAGCAGGACAACGCATCTTTGGCGAAAATTACGTACAGGAATTAGTAGAAAAACAGGCAGTATTGCCGGCAGACATCGAATGGCACTATATCGGACACCTCCAGTCCAATAAAGTGAAGTATCTGGCCCCTTTTGTACATACCATCCATGCAATAGACAGCCTGAAGCTGCTGCAGGAGATCAACAAACAGGCCGCCAGACACCAGCGTGTCATCAACTGCCTGCTACAGGTACATATTGCCGCGGAAGAAACCAAGTTTGGCCTGGATGAGCAGGAGTTACAGCAACTGCTCGCCTTCTGGGAATCGCACCCTGCCGATTTCGAACATGTACATATCGCCGGCATGATGGGCATGGCCACCAACACCAGCAACGAATCACAGGTCCGCCAAGAGTTCCACCAGCTCCACCAGTTATTCGGGTCTGTTAAAACAACATTTTTTAACAACAAGGATTATTTCAGGGAACTATCCATCGGCATGAGCGCTGACTATCCCATCGCACTGGAGGAGGGCAGTACCATGGTGCGTATCGGCAGCCTGCTGTTTGGAGAAAGGAACTATAATAAGTAA